A window of Akkermansia muciniphila contains these coding sequences:
- the dnaN gene encoding DNA polymerase III subunit beta, giving the protein MKFTISKQVFLDGLRQVASVVSSKTTLPILSNVKIEAENGQVRFTATDLDVCITGVVPANVLREGTVTLPAKKLVSIISELPEAEVQVDVNQRNQATVECGRSQFKLNGLPADEFPELPSFEQATVYQVDQNLLRDCIRRTEYAISTDTTRYVLNGISLSFRNGKMTLVATDGRRLALAETALEFPEEQQLDAILPTKAVGELRRLLDEVGTVTVRFTRNQAAFEINDTLLISKLIDGNYPNYRQVIPTDCKESIELPCGELLETVRRVSLLSVDKSTNIKLNFRENELEVASSAEGVGEAHESMTITYAGRPLSISFNPDFFMAPLKTMAGDTIITLNLIDEMSPGVLKIGDEFLYVLMPMRSPN; this is encoded by the coding sequence ATGAAGTTTACCATTTCCAAGCAAGTATTTCTCGACGGTCTGAGACAGGTTGCCAGCGTGGTGTCTTCCAAGACGACGCTGCCGATTCTTTCCAATGTCAAAATTGAAGCTGAAAACGGCCAGGTGCGTTTTACGGCTACGGATCTTGACGTATGCATTACAGGCGTAGTTCCCGCGAACGTGTTGCGCGAAGGCACCGTGACCCTTCCCGCCAAAAAGCTGGTGAGCATCATCAGCGAGCTTCCTGAAGCTGAAGTCCAGGTAGACGTGAACCAGCGCAATCAGGCGACCGTGGAGTGCGGCCGCTCCCAATTCAAGCTGAACGGCCTTCCGGCGGACGAATTCCCCGAATTGCCTTCCTTTGAACAGGCGACCGTCTACCAGGTGGACCAGAACTTGCTGCGCGACTGCATCCGTCGTACGGAATACGCCATTTCCACGGACACCACCCGCTATGTGCTGAACGGCATCTCCCTTTCCTTCCGCAACGGCAAGATGACCCTGGTGGCTACGGACGGCCGCCGTCTGGCCCTGGCGGAAACCGCCCTGGAATTCCCGGAAGAACAGCAGCTGGACGCCATCCTGCCCACCAAGGCCGTCGGTGAACTCCGCCGCCTTCTGGATGAAGTGGGAACCGTCACCGTCCGGTTCACCCGCAATCAGGCCGCTTTTGAAATCAATGATACGCTTTTGATCAGCAAGCTGATTGACGGCAATTATCCGAACTACCGCCAGGTCATCCCGACGGACTGCAAGGAAAGCATTGAACTTCCCTGCGGTGAACTGCTGGAAACGGTGCGTCGCGTGTCCCTCCTCTCCGTGGACAAAAGCACCAACATCAAGCTGAACTTCCGTGAAAACGAGCTGGAAGTGGCTTCCAGCGCGGAGGGCGTGGGTGAAGCCCATGAATCCATGACGATTACTTATGCGGGAAGGCCGCTTTCCATCTCCTTCAATCCGGATTTCTTCATGGCTCCCCTGAAGACGATGGCCGGGGATACGATCATTACGCTGAACCTCATTGATGAAATGAGCCCGGGCGTATTGAAGATTGGTGATGAGTTCCTGTACGTGCTCATGCCGATGAGATCTCCCAACTGA
- a CDS encoding L,D-transpeptidase family protein: MKHLFLLAVLPVVLMGWTSCTHSGKGHPALPDPRAVDKSVPEYKNPFHPSTYAHFVARKDYRKTYDVYKDDTLLNRKPKKSRKIFVCLDEQRGQYLVDGLVAMDFPLSSGVKAYPTKTGDYTVISKKEDHASNLYGKMYDAEGKCINYNAESTDPVPEGGRFDGSPMPYWQRLTNAGLGLHVGKVRRHPISHGCIRLPRNVAEILYKQTSVGTPVTIQRTPLPVPEVQKTPAVQQ; this comes from the coding sequence ATGAAGCATCTCTTTCTTCTGGCCGTCCTCCCCGTGGTTCTCATGGGGTGGACGTCCTGCACCCACTCCGGCAAGGGCCACCCGGCCCTGCCGGACCCGCGCGCCGTGGACAAATCCGTCCCGGAATACAAAAACCCCTTCCATCCCTCCACGTATGCCCACTTTGTAGCCCGCAAGGACTACCGGAAAACGTATGACGTATACAAGGATGACACCCTGCTGAACCGCAAGCCGAAGAAATCCCGCAAAATCTTCGTCTGCCTGGACGAGCAGCGGGGCCAGTACCTGGTGGACGGCCTGGTTGCCATGGACTTTCCGCTCTCCTCCGGCGTCAAGGCCTACCCGACCAAGACGGGAGACTACACCGTCATCTCCAAAAAGGAAGACCACGCGTCCAACCTGTATGGCAAGATGTATGATGCGGAAGGCAAATGCATCAACTACAATGCGGAATCTACGGACCCCGTTCCGGAAGGCGGCCGCTTTGACGGTTCCCCCATGCCCTACTGGCAGCGGCTTACCAACGCGGGCCTGGGCCTGCACGTGGGGAAGGTGCGTCGCCATCCCATCTCCCATGGCTGCATCCGCCTGCCCCGGAACGTCGCGGAAATTCTCTACAAGCAAACCAGCGTAGGAACGCCCGTAACCATCCAGAGAACGCCTTTGCCCGTGCCGGAAGTGCAGAAAACCCCTGCCGTACAGCAATAG
- a CDS encoding LysM peptidoglycan-binding domain-containing protein yields the protein MKAPFIFTCACAAALVLPFSSCSTQNSSTGGYDTAEPASGEIPPWIAESSDPAYESGHYSPVKSSSSSSSYAYNPPTKPSVSKKSSTRKTTASSKSSRSTSARKSTTRKPAPKARTYTVKKGDTLGAIARRNGTSVKALKRANGLKSDMIHINQKLTIPRSK from the coding sequence ATGAAAGCGCCATTCATTTTTACCTGCGCCTGCGCTGCCGCGCTGGTGCTCCCCTTCTCTTCCTGCTCTACCCAGAATTCCTCCACAGGCGGTTATGACACTGCGGAACCGGCCAGCGGGGAAATCCCGCCGTGGATTGCTGAAAGCTCTGATCCCGCTTATGAATCCGGCCATTACAGCCCGGTAAAGAGCTCCTCCAGCTCTTCCAGTTACGCTTATAATCCGCCCACCAAGCCTTCCGTCAGCAAGAAATCATCCACGCGGAAGACCACGGCCAGCAGCAAATCCTCCCGCAGCACGAGCGCCAGAAAGAGCACCACGCGCAAGCCCGCTCCCAAGGCACGCACCTACACCGTGAAAAAGGGCGATACGCTGGGAGCCATCGCCCGCAGGAACGGCACCTCCGTCAAGGCGCTGAAGAGAGCCAACGGCCTCAAGTCCGACATGATCCACATCAACCAGAAGCTGACGATTCCGCGTTCCAAGTAA